In Microbacterium terrisoli, the genomic stretch CCTGTCGATCAACGCCAACCCGTACTACCCGGCTCCCTCCGACGTGCGGGCCTGGTCGCAGCAGCACGGTCTGGACGCCCTGCCGAACTGGGAGTACCTCACCGGAACGCCCGCACAGCTGGCGACGGCGGCCAAGGCGTACGGCGTGCCGATCGAACTCGATCCCACCACCCGCACGGTCTCACACGGCAGTCAGATCTTCGTCATCGATCCGCAGGGCCGGATCATCGAGCAGGCCGCCTTCGGCACCGAGTCGGCGGACACCGCGCCGTTCGCGCACGGACTGGCCACACTCGCCGACGACGCGCTGCCCCGCGGGCAGCGTGGTGCCGTCGCCGGAGCGAATCTGGCCGCGGCCATCGCCGGCGGCACCGACATCGGCGACACGCCGGCGGCCATCACCGGCCCCGCCCTGAACGGCACAGCCACGCTCAGCACCGACGACTCGCGCGGACGCTTCACCGTCGTCGATCTCTGGTCGTCGACCTGCACCGCCTGCGCCGTGCAGTTGCGCGACGATCAGACCGAGGCGCACAAGCTGGGCGACGCCGTCGCCTTCCTCGGCGTCGATGTGGGCGATGAGGTCGCGGACGGACGGACCGCGTCCTCACGTGCGCACCTCACCTTCCCCACGCTGCGTGATCCACAAGGTCGGCAG encodes the following:
- a CDS encoding redoxin domain-containing protein, which translates into the protein MSDEQKTPLHPWERTWVLWVSSAALLVVVAALVIVGIGGAGATTAPAADALPAGMNQATADLLGVTSGASDPVTAPSYRLTDQDGHDVDSSTLRGKAVVLTFNDDKCTDLCAMLATDIVAADHDLSASARANTVFLSINANPYYPAPSDVRAWSQQHGLDALPNWEYLTGTPAQLATAAKAYGVPIELDPTTRTVSHGSQIFVIDPQGRIIEQAAFGTESADTAPFAHGLATLADDALPRGQRGAVAGANLAAAIAGGTDIGDTPAAITGPALNGTATLSTDDSRGRFTVVDLWSSTCTACAVQLRDDQTEAHKLGDAVAFLGVDVGDEVADGRTASSRAHLTFPTLRDPQGRQAARLRVSELPYLIVLSPTGEVLLRHPGLLTTDELDYVLHDLDQALPGASA